A genomic segment from Callithrix jacchus isolate 240 chromosome 8, calJac240_pri, whole genome shotgun sequence encodes:
- the ARHGAP11A gene encoding rho GTPase-activating protein 11A isoform X1, translating into MWDQRLVRLALLQHLRAVYGIKVKGVRGQCDRRRQETTATEMGGKIFGVPFNALPHSAVPEYGHIPSFLVDACTSLEEHIHTEGLFRKSGSVIRLKALKNKLDHGEGCLSSAPPCDIAGLLKQFFRELPEPIFPADLHEALLRAQQLGTEEKNKATLLLSCLLADHTVHVLRYFFNFLKNVSLRSNENKMDSSNLAVIFAPNLLQTSEGHEKMSANTEKKLRLQAAVIQTLIDYASDIGHVPDFILEKVPAMLGIDGLCATPSLEGFEEGEYETPSEYKRKRRQSVGDFVSGALNIFKSNRTPSVTPQQEGIAQLSVSPVILTPNAKRKLPVDSSHGFSSKKRKSIKHNFNFELLPSNLFSSSSTPVSVHIDTSSEGSSQSSLSPVPIGGNHLITTGVLRRSKRIAGKKVCRVESGKAGCFSPKISHKEKVRRSLRLKFNLGKNGRDVNGCSGVNRYESVGQRLANQQSLKNRIESVKTGLLFSPDVDEKLPKKGSEKISKSEENLLTPERLVGTDYRMSWTGPNNSSFQEVDANEASSMVENLEVENSLEHDDMVEKSLATSCELTPSNLHNKHNCNITGSSLSGDENNVTKETLVKVQKAFSESGSNLHALMNHRQSSVTNVGKVKFTGPSYVEDSPEENLFETNDLTVVESKEKYKDHTGKGEKCFSERDFSPLQTQTFDREATIKCYSTQMKMEHEKDVHSNRPKDYLSKQEFPSDEQIKKQQSPNEKRNDKLKEHENMIEDNLPKCAASSKDEARSSLPQQSTCVTTNLSKHRPVRIAKQQSLETREKTVSESLQMTEHRKVSDHIQWFNKLSLNEPNRTKVKSPLKFQRTPVRQSVRRINSLLEYSRQPIRHKLTSLGDTASPLVKSVSCDGALSSCMESTSKDSSVTYIRSGPKEQKSLSCEESNIDTISKSNIELPLKSFLKMKKHPDSLNASLGSTTVCKQKMLSDGHVKIPLDDLTNHDMLKPVVNNNMGISSGINNNVLRRPSKRERVWYKGSPKHPIGKTQLLPTSKPVDL; encoded by the exons ATGTGGGATCAGAGGCTGGTGAGGTTGGCCCTGTTGCAGCATCTTCGGGCCGTCTATGGCATTAAGGTCAAGGGTGTCCGTGGGCAGTGTGATCGCAGGAGACAAGAAACAACAGCCACGGAAATGGGG GGTAAAATATTTGGAGTACCTTTTAATGCACTGCCCCATTCTGCTGTACCAGAATACGGACACATTCCAAG CTTTCTTGTCGATGCTTGCACATCTTTAGAAGAACATATTCATACAGAAGGGCTTTTTCGGAAATCAGGATCTGTTATTCGCCTAAAAGCACTAAAG aataaactGGATCATGGTGAAGGTTGCCTATCTTCTGCACCTCCCTGTGATATTGCAGGACTTCTTAAGCAGTTTTTTAGGGAATTACCAGAGCCCATTTTCCCAGCTGATTTGCATGAAGCACTTTTGAGAGCTCAACAGTTAGGCACAgaggaaaagaataaagctaCGCTGTTGCTGTCCTGTCTACTGGCTGACCACACAGTTCATGTATTAAGatatttctttaactttctcAAGAATGTTTCTCTGAG ATCCAATGAGAATAAGATGGATAGCAGCAATCTTGCAGTAATATTTGCACCAAATCTTCTTCAGACAAGTGaaggacatgaaaagatgtcTGCTAACACAGAAAAAAAGCTACGATTACAGGCTGCAGTAATACAGACTCTTATTGATTATGCATCAGATATTG GACATGTACCAGATTTTATCCTGGAAAAGGTACCAGCTATGTTGGGTATTGATGGTCTCTGTGCCACTCCATCACTGGAAGGCTTTGAAGAAGGCGAATATGAAACTCCTAGTGAatataagagaaagagaaggcaaaGTGTAGGAG ATTTTGTTAGTGGAgcactaaatatatttaaatctaacAGAACACCCTCTGTTACACCTCAACAAGAAGGAATTG cCCAGCTGTCTGTATCGCCAGTGATTCTTACACCAAATGCTAAGCGTAAACTGCCAGTAGATTCTTCTCATGGTTTCTCAAGTAAGAAAAGGAAGTCTATCAAGCACAATTTTAACTTTGAGCTGTTGCCAAGTAATCTCTTCAGTAGCAGTTCTACACCAGTATCAG TTCACATTGATACAAGCTCAGAAGGGTCATCTCAGAGTTCACTCTCTCCTGTACCCATTGGTGGAAACCATTTGATCACTACAGGTGTGCTAAGGCGAAGTAAAAGAATTGCAGGCAAAAAAGTTTGCAG AGTGGAATCAGGAAAAGCAGGCTGCTTTTCTCCTAAAATCAGCCATAAAGAAAAGGTTCGAAGATCTCTTCGTTTGAAATTCAATCTAGGGAAAAATGGCAGAGATGTA AATGGTTGTTCTGGTGTCAATAGATATGAAAGTGTTGGTCAGCGACTGGCAAATCAacagagtttaaaaaatagaattgagTCTGTAAAAACAGGTTTGCTTTTTAGTCCAGATGTTGATGAAAAGTTACCAAAGAAAG gttcagaaaaGATCAGTAAGTCTGAGGAAAACTTACTAACTCCAGAGCGACTAGTTGGAACAGATTACCGGATGTCTTGGACAGGACCTAATAATTCAAGTTTTCAAGAAGTAGATGCAAATGAGGCTTCTTCAATGGTGGAAAATCTTGAGGTGGAAAACTCTTTGGAGCATGATGATATGGTTGAAAAGTCACTTGCTACTTCATGTGAACTCACCCCTTCCAATTTACACAATAAGCATAATTGCAACATAACAGGAAGCTCTCTCAGTGGGGATGAAAATAACGTGACCAAAGAGACTTTGGTGAAAGTTCAGAAAGCATTTTCTGAATCTGGAAGTAATCTTCATGCATTGATGAATCACAGGCAGTCATCAGTAACTAATGTGGGAAAAGTAAAATTCACTGGACCGTCTTATGTAGAAGATAGCCCAGAGGAAAATCTATTTGAAACTAATGATTTGACTGTAGTAGAATCAAAGGAGAAATACAAAGACCACACTGGTAAAGgtgaaaaatgtttttcagagaGAGACTTTTCACCCCTTCAAACTCAAACATTTGATAGAGAAGCAACTATAAAATGTTATTCAACTCAGATGAAGATGGAACATGAAAAAGATGTTCATTCAAATAGGCCAAAAGATTATTTAAGCAAGCAGGAATTTCCCAGTGatgaacaaataaagaaacagCAATCCCCAAACGAAAAACGAAATGATAAACTAAAGGAGCATGAGAACATGATTGAAGATAACTTACCGAAGTGTGCAGCAAGTAGCAAGGACGAGGCTAGATCCTCTTTGCCACAGCAGAGTACATGTGTTACAACAAACTTGTCAAAACATAGGCCTGTGAGAATTGCTAAACAGCAGTCATTGGAAACACGTGAGAAAACGGTTTCTGAAAGTTTACAAATGACTGAACATAGAAAGGTTTCCGATCACATACAGTGGTTTAACAAGCTTTCTTTAAATGAACCAAATAGAACAAAAGTCAAGTCACCTCTTAAGTTTCAGCGTACTCCTGTTCGTCAGTCTGTCAGAAGAATTAATTCTTTGTTGGAGTATAGCAGACAACCTATAAGACATAAATTGACGAGTCTTGGTGATACAGCTTCTCCTTTGGTCAaatcagtgagctgtgatggtgctcTTTCCTCTTGTATGGAAAGCACATCAAAAGATTCCTCTGTTACGTATATCAGATCAGGTCCTAAAGAACAGAAGTCCCTGTCATGTGAAGAGTCAAATATTGATACAATTTCAAAGTCAAACATAGAGTTACCTTTGAAATCTTTCTTAAAGATgaagaagcacccagattcattgAATGCTTCTCTGGGGTCTACTACAGTTTGTAAACAGAAGATGTTATCTGATGGCCACGTTAAGATTCCCTTGGATGATCTGACTAATCATGATATGTTAAAACCAGTTGTAAATAACAATATGGGCATTTCTTCTGGGATAAATAACAATGTCCTTAGGAGACCATCAAAAAGAGAAAGGGTCTGGTACAAAGGTTCTCCAAAACATCCTATTGGGAAAACTCAATTACTACCAACAAGTAAACCTGTAGACCTGTAA
- the ARHGAP11A gene encoding rho GTPase-activating protein 11A isoform X2 produces the protein MDSSNLAVIFAPNLLQTSEGHEKMSANTEKKLRLQAAVIQTLIDYASDIGHVPDFILEKVPAMLGIDGLCATPSLEGFEEGEYETPSEYKRKRRQSVGDFVSGALNIFKSNRTPSVTPQQEGIAQLSVSPVILTPNAKRKLPVDSSHGFSSKKRKSIKHNFNFELLPSNLFSSSSTPVSVHIDTSSEGSSQSSLSPVPIGGNHLITTGVLRRSKRIAGKKVCRVESGKAGCFSPKISHKEKVRRSLRLKFNLGKNGRDVNGCSGVNRYESVGQRLANQQSLKNRIESVKTGLLFSPDVDEKLPKKGSEKISKSEENLLTPERLVGTDYRMSWTGPNNSSFQEVDANEASSMVENLEVENSLEHDDMVEKSLATSCELTPSNLHNKHNCNITGSSLSGDENNVTKETLVKVQKAFSESGSNLHALMNHRQSSVTNVGKVKFTGPSYVEDSPEENLFETNDLTVVESKEKYKDHTGKGEKCFSERDFSPLQTQTFDREATIKCYSTQMKMEHEKDVHSNRPKDYLSKQEFPSDEQIKKQQSPNEKRNDKLKEHENMIEDNLPKCAASSKDEARSSLPQQSTCVTTNLSKHRPVRIAKQQSLETREKTVSESLQMTEHRKVSDHIQWFNKLSLNEPNRTKVKSPLKFQRTPVRQSVRRINSLLEYSRQPIRHKLTSLGDTASPLVKSVSCDGALSSCMESTSKDSSVTYIRSGPKEQKSLSCEESNIDTISKSNIELPLKSFLKMKKHPDSLNASLGSTTVCKQKMLSDGHVKIPLDDLTNHDMLKPVVNNNMGISSGINNNVLRRPSKRERVWYKGSPKHPIGKTQLLPTSKPVDL, from the exons ATGGATAGCAGCAATCTTGCAGTAATATTTGCACCAAATCTTCTTCAGACAAGTGaaggacatgaaaagatgtcTGCTAACACAGAAAAAAAGCTACGATTACAGGCTGCAGTAATACAGACTCTTATTGATTATGCATCAGATATTG GACATGTACCAGATTTTATCCTGGAAAAGGTACCAGCTATGTTGGGTATTGATGGTCTCTGTGCCACTCCATCACTGGAAGGCTTTGAAGAAGGCGAATATGAAACTCCTAGTGAatataagagaaagagaaggcaaaGTGTAGGAG ATTTTGTTAGTGGAgcactaaatatatttaaatctaacAGAACACCCTCTGTTACACCTCAACAAGAAGGAATTG cCCAGCTGTCTGTATCGCCAGTGATTCTTACACCAAATGCTAAGCGTAAACTGCCAGTAGATTCTTCTCATGGTTTCTCAAGTAAGAAAAGGAAGTCTATCAAGCACAATTTTAACTTTGAGCTGTTGCCAAGTAATCTCTTCAGTAGCAGTTCTACACCAGTATCAG TTCACATTGATACAAGCTCAGAAGGGTCATCTCAGAGTTCACTCTCTCCTGTACCCATTGGTGGAAACCATTTGATCACTACAGGTGTGCTAAGGCGAAGTAAAAGAATTGCAGGCAAAAAAGTTTGCAG AGTGGAATCAGGAAAAGCAGGCTGCTTTTCTCCTAAAATCAGCCATAAAGAAAAGGTTCGAAGATCTCTTCGTTTGAAATTCAATCTAGGGAAAAATGGCAGAGATGTA AATGGTTGTTCTGGTGTCAATAGATATGAAAGTGTTGGTCAGCGACTGGCAAATCAacagagtttaaaaaatagaattgagTCTGTAAAAACAGGTTTGCTTTTTAGTCCAGATGTTGATGAAAAGTTACCAAAGAAAG gttcagaaaaGATCAGTAAGTCTGAGGAAAACTTACTAACTCCAGAGCGACTAGTTGGAACAGATTACCGGATGTCTTGGACAGGACCTAATAATTCAAGTTTTCAAGAAGTAGATGCAAATGAGGCTTCTTCAATGGTGGAAAATCTTGAGGTGGAAAACTCTTTGGAGCATGATGATATGGTTGAAAAGTCACTTGCTACTTCATGTGAACTCACCCCTTCCAATTTACACAATAAGCATAATTGCAACATAACAGGAAGCTCTCTCAGTGGGGATGAAAATAACGTGACCAAAGAGACTTTGGTGAAAGTTCAGAAAGCATTTTCTGAATCTGGAAGTAATCTTCATGCATTGATGAATCACAGGCAGTCATCAGTAACTAATGTGGGAAAAGTAAAATTCACTGGACCGTCTTATGTAGAAGATAGCCCAGAGGAAAATCTATTTGAAACTAATGATTTGACTGTAGTAGAATCAAAGGAGAAATACAAAGACCACACTGGTAAAGgtgaaaaatgtttttcagagaGAGACTTTTCACCCCTTCAAACTCAAACATTTGATAGAGAAGCAACTATAAAATGTTATTCAACTCAGATGAAGATGGAACATGAAAAAGATGTTCATTCAAATAGGCCAAAAGATTATTTAAGCAAGCAGGAATTTCCCAGTGatgaacaaataaagaaacagCAATCCCCAAACGAAAAACGAAATGATAAACTAAAGGAGCATGAGAACATGATTGAAGATAACTTACCGAAGTGTGCAGCAAGTAGCAAGGACGAGGCTAGATCCTCTTTGCCACAGCAGAGTACATGTGTTACAACAAACTTGTCAAAACATAGGCCTGTGAGAATTGCTAAACAGCAGTCATTGGAAACACGTGAGAAAACGGTTTCTGAAAGTTTACAAATGACTGAACATAGAAAGGTTTCCGATCACATACAGTGGTTTAACAAGCTTTCTTTAAATGAACCAAATAGAACAAAAGTCAAGTCACCTCTTAAGTTTCAGCGTACTCCTGTTCGTCAGTCTGTCAGAAGAATTAATTCTTTGTTGGAGTATAGCAGACAACCTATAAGACATAAATTGACGAGTCTTGGTGATACAGCTTCTCCTTTGGTCAaatcagtgagctgtgatggtgctcTTTCCTCTTGTATGGAAAGCACATCAAAAGATTCCTCTGTTACGTATATCAGATCAGGTCCTAAAGAACAGAAGTCCCTGTCATGTGAAGAGTCAAATATTGATACAATTTCAAAGTCAAACATAGAGTTACCTTTGAAATCTTTCTTAAAGATgaagaagcacccagattcattgAATGCTTCTCTGGGGTCTACTACAGTTTGTAAACAGAAGATGTTATCTGATGGCCACGTTAAGATTCCCTTGGATGATCTGACTAATCATGATATGTTAAAACCAGTTGTAAATAACAATATGGGCATTTCTTCTGGGATAAATAACAATGTCCTTAGGAGACCATCAAAAAGAGAAAGGGTCTGGTACAAAGGTTCTCCAAAACATCCTATTGGGAAAACTCAATTACTACCAACAAGTAAACCTGTAGACCTGTAA